From Temnothorax longispinosus isolate EJ_2023e chromosome 3, Tlon_JGU_v1, whole genome shotgun sequence, one genomic window encodes:
- the LOC139810662 gene encoding phospholipid phosphatase 1 isoform X1 yields MERSTEQLTRCSTVTLAEETVEDINNITASRTEKIMSVCRKTLRWIYMVDLALALGITVLLAILEFNVVPYQQIGFFCNDPKISFKFTGDTISMALLIGFSIGLPLVVIWIVEYVCYPADSYESASCYGTRGRQIWRWYGHYGAGITTLTLVCEIMKLLIGEPRPHFLDTCKPREADNCTDEYVSSYTCTNTEFSNWFVNDSSKSFPSGHSALSVYTSIFLVWYLQNRLPNRTLFLKPWLQCLMGMWAVTCSMTRVGDNRHHWWDVLAGDVLGLLFGLFVVTVPCGHFCLERTAAAVAATHALNEPLENGQIGGYDVRRKQSAKKLLNPAVVDVSEGREMKDITTWRE; encoded by the exons agatccACAGAGCAGTTGACGAGGTGCAGCACTGTAACGTTGGCGGAGGAAACCGTGGAGGACATCAACAACATAACGGCGTCCCGCACCGAAAAGATCATGAGTGTTTGCAGAAAAACGTTACGCTGGATATACATGGTGGATCTGGCCCTGGCGTTGGGAA tAACCGTACTCCTGGCGATTCTGGAATTCAACGTGGTACCATACCAGCAAATAGGCTTCTTCTGCAATGACCCGAAGATCTCGTTCAAATTCACAGGCGACACAATCTCCATGGCCCTATTGATAGGCTTCAGTATAGGCCTGCCTTTAGTAGTG ATATGGATCGTGGAATACGTCTGTTATCCCGCCGACAGTTACGAGAGCGCGTCGTGTTACGGCACCCGGGGTAGACAGATCTGGCGTTGGTACGGCCACTATGGCGCGGGGATTACGACGCTCACGCTCGTCTGCGAGATCATGAAACTCCTGATCGGCGAGCCGCGGCCGCACTTTCTCGACACGTGCAAACCGCGCGAGGCGGACAACTGCACCGATGA ATACGTTAGTTCTTACACGTGCACGAATACCGAGTTCTCCAACTGGTTCGTCAATGACTCCAGCAAATCCTTCCCCTCCGGTCACTCAGCTCTTTCCGTCTACACGAGCATCTTCTTGGTG TGGTACCTGCAGAACCGTCTGCCGAACCGGACGTTGTTTCTGAAGCCGTGGCTGCAGTGCCTGATGGGCATGTGGGCCGTTACGTGCTCGATGACCCGAGTGGGCGACAACCGGCACCACTGGTGGGACGTTCTCGCCGGCGACGTCCTCGGGCTTCTGTTCGGCCTGTTCGTCGTGACGGTGCCGTGCGGGCACTTCTGCCTCGAgcgcaccgccgccgccgtcgcggcGACGCACGCCCTTAACGAGCCCCTGGAGAACGGCCAGATCGGCGGCTACGACGTGCGGCGCAAGCAGAGCGCCAAGAAGCTGCTCAATCCCGCCGTCGTCGACGTCTCGGAGGGCCGGGAGATGAAGGACATCACGACCTGGAGGGAATGA
- the LOC139810662 gene encoding phospholipid phosphatase 1 isoform X3 encodes MSVCRKTLRWIYMVDLALALGITVLLAILEFNVVPYQQIGFFCNDPKISFKFTGDTISMALLIGFSIGLPLVVIWIVEYVCYPADSYESASCYGTRGRQIWRWYGHYGAGITTLTLVCEIMKLLIGEPRPHFLDTCKPREADNCTDEYVSSYTCTNTEFSNWFVNDSSKSFPSGHSALSVYTSIFLVWYLQNRLPNRTLFLKPWLQCLMGMWAVTCSMTRVGDNRHHWWDVLAGDVLGLLFGLFVVTVPCGHFCLERTAAAVAATHALNEPLENGQIGGYDVRRKQSAKKLLNPAVVDVSEGREMKDITTWRE; translated from the exons ATGAGTGTTTGCAGAAAAACGTTACGCTGGATATACATGGTGGATCTGGCCCTGGCGTTGGGAA tAACCGTACTCCTGGCGATTCTGGAATTCAACGTGGTACCATACCAGCAAATAGGCTTCTTCTGCAATGACCCGAAGATCTCGTTCAAATTCACAGGCGACACAATCTCCATGGCCCTATTGATAGGCTTCAGTATAGGCCTGCCTTTAGTAGTG ATATGGATCGTGGAATACGTCTGTTATCCCGCCGACAGTTACGAGAGCGCGTCGTGTTACGGCACCCGGGGTAGACAGATCTGGCGTTGGTACGGCCACTATGGCGCGGGGATTACGACGCTCACGCTCGTCTGCGAGATCATGAAACTCCTGATCGGCGAGCCGCGGCCGCACTTTCTCGACACGTGCAAACCGCGCGAGGCGGACAACTGCACCGATGA ATACGTTAGTTCTTACACGTGCACGAATACCGAGTTCTCCAACTGGTTCGTCAATGACTCCAGCAAATCCTTCCCCTCCGGTCACTCAGCTCTTTCCGTCTACACGAGCATCTTCTTGGTG TGGTACCTGCAGAACCGTCTGCCGAACCGGACGTTGTTTCTGAAGCCGTGGCTGCAGTGCCTGATGGGCATGTGGGCCGTTACGTGCTCGATGACCCGAGTGGGCGACAACCGGCACCACTGGTGGGACGTTCTCGCCGGCGACGTCCTCGGGCTTCTGTTCGGCCTGTTCGTCGTGACGGTGCCGTGCGGGCACTTCTGCCTCGAgcgcaccgccgccgccgtcgcggcGACGCACGCCCTTAACGAGCCCCTGGAGAACGGCCAGATCGGCGGCTACGACGTGCGGCGCAAGCAGAGCGCCAAGAAGCTGCTCAATCCCGCCGTCGTCGACGTCTCGGAGGGCCGGGAGATGAAGGACATCACGACCTGGAGGGAATGA
- the LOC139810662 gene encoding phospholipid phosphatase 1 isoform X2 has translation MHRHEENPSVAKEEKGQIRERAVERRRMTPRLLIKWSRRNHFAVVTVLLAILEFNVVPYQQIGFFCNDPKISFKFTGDTISMALLIGFSIGLPLVVIWIVEYVCYPADSYESASCYGTRGRQIWRWYGHYGAGITTLTLVCEIMKLLIGEPRPHFLDTCKPREADNCTDEYVSSYTCTNTEFSNWFVNDSSKSFPSGHSALSVYTSIFLVWYLQNRLPNRTLFLKPWLQCLMGMWAVTCSMTRVGDNRHHWWDVLAGDVLGLLFGLFVVTVPCGHFCLERTAAAVAATHALNEPLENGQIGGYDVRRKQSAKKLLNPAVVDVSEGREMKDITTWRE, from the exons ATGCACCGTCACGAGGAAAATCCTTCTGTCGcgaaggaagaaaaaggacAGATAAGAGAGAGAGCCGTCGAGAGACGAAGGATGACGCCGCGTCTGCTGATCAAGTGGTCTCGTCGCAATCACTTTGCCGTTG tAACCGTACTCCTGGCGATTCTGGAATTCAACGTGGTACCATACCAGCAAATAGGCTTCTTCTGCAATGACCCGAAGATCTCGTTCAAATTCACAGGCGACACAATCTCCATGGCCCTATTGATAGGCTTCAGTATAGGCCTGCCTTTAGTAGTG ATATGGATCGTGGAATACGTCTGTTATCCCGCCGACAGTTACGAGAGCGCGTCGTGTTACGGCACCCGGGGTAGACAGATCTGGCGTTGGTACGGCCACTATGGCGCGGGGATTACGACGCTCACGCTCGTCTGCGAGATCATGAAACTCCTGATCGGCGAGCCGCGGCCGCACTTTCTCGACACGTGCAAACCGCGCGAGGCGGACAACTGCACCGATGA ATACGTTAGTTCTTACACGTGCACGAATACCGAGTTCTCCAACTGGTTCGTCAATGACTCCAGCAAATCCTTCCCCTCCGGTCACTCAGCTCTTTCCGTCTACACGAGCATCTTCTTGGTG TGGTACCTGCAGAACCGTCTGCCGAACCGGACGTTGTTTCTGAAGCCGTGGCTGCAGTGCCTGATGGGCATGTGGGCCGTTACGTGCTCGATGACCCGAGTGGGCGACAACCGGCACCACTGGTGGGACGTTCTCGCCGGCGACGTCCTCGGGCTTCTGTTCGGCCTGTTCGTCGTGACGGTGCCGTGCGGGCACTTCTGCCTCGAgcgcaccgccgccgccgtcgcggcGACGCACGCCCTTAACGAGCCCCTGGAGAACGGCCAGATCGGCGGCTACGACGTGCGGCGCAAGCAGAGCGCCAAGAAGCTGCTCAATCCCGCCGTCGTCGACGTCTCGGAGGGCCGGGAGATGAAGGACATCACGACCTGGAGGGAATGA